In Panicum virgatum strain AP13 chromosome 4N, P.virgatum_v5, whole genome shotgun sequence, a single window of DNA contains:
- the LOC120668997 gene encoding transcription factor SPEECHLESS-like, whose amino-acid sequence MAEALCDQLFSDVDAGELMMHHASDADDLLGILEAWEDCVTGGGCTTPRGGDEVPQATDSTARASPPKPAAGNVRRMGDRDDATVPAAPPKRRRCSPAVSSSEAAATSDDGAASNKTSHITVERNRRKQMNEHLAVLRSLMPCFYVKRGDQASIIGGVVDYIKELQQVLQSLEAKKQRKAYTDQVLSPRLPPACCSPRPPLSPRPPLPPLKFTPPISPRPSFPISPRTPPPGPGSPYKVRRQPPLPLPLSPPGSAYASPARTPTREPSPASSSYLPSLDKIAAELCAYAAGTSNKPQRPALLPATGGGGVVLLPDVRVEFSGANLVVKTVSHRAPGQAVKVIAALEGRSLEILDAKISTVDDTAVNSFTIKIGIECELSAEELVQEIQQAFS is encoded by the exons ATGGCGGAGGCACTGTGCGATCAGCTCTTCTCCGAcgtcgacgccggcgagctGATGATGCACCACGCCTCCGACGCTGACGACCTCCTGGGCATCCTCGAGGCGTGGGAGGACTGCGTCACCGGCGGCGGTTGTACCActccccgcggcggcgacgaggtgcCGCAGGCCACTGACAGCACCGCGCGCGCATCGCCGCCAAAGCCGGCGGCGGGAAACGTCCGGCGAATGGGCGACCGTGACGACGCTAcggtgccggcggcgccgccaaaGAGGCGGAGGTGCTCGCCGGCAGTGTCGTCGTCAGAAGCAGCGGCAACGAGCGACGACGGTGCGGCAAGTAATAAGACGTCGCACATCACGGTGGAGCGCAACCGGAGGAAGCAGATGAACGAGCACCTTGCCGTGCTGCGCTCGCTCATGCCCTGTTTCTACGTCAAGCGA GGAGACCAGGCATCCATCATAGGAGGGGTGGTGGACTACATCAAGGAGCTGCAGCAAGTGCTGCAGTCGCTGGAGGCCAAGAAGCAGCGCAAGGCCTACACCGACCAGGTCCTCAGCCCGCGGCTGCCGCCGGCGTGCTGCAGCCCGCGCCCCCCGCTCAGCCCACGGCCGCCCCTTCCGCCGCTCAAGTTCACGCCGCCGATCAGCCCGCGGCCCTCCTTCCCGATCAGCcccaggacgccgccgccgggacccGGCAGCCCGTACAAGGTCCGCAGGCAGCCGCCCCTGCCGCTGCCCCTGTCACCGCCGGGCTCGGCGTACGCGTCCCCGGCGAGGACGCCGACCCGCGAGCCGAGCCCGGCGTCGTCTTCGTACCTGCCGTCGCTGGACAAGATCGCCGCCGAGCTCTGCGCCTACGCCGCCGGCACCAGCAACAAGCCGCAGCGGCCGGCGCTTCTTCCCGCgacgggtggcggcggggtggtccTCCTTCCGGACGTGAGGGTGGAGTTCTCCGGCGCAAACCTGGTGGTGAAGACGGTGTCGCACCGCGCGCCGGGGCAGGCCGTGAAGGTCATCGCGGCACTCGAGGGGCGGTCGCTGGAGATCCTCGACGCCAAGATCAGCACCGTGGACGACACCGCGGTGAACTCCTTCACCATCAAG ATTGGAATCGAGTGCGAGCTGAGCGCTGAAGAGCTGGTGCAAGAGATTCAGCAAGCGTTCTCGTAG